A genome region from Vibrio tapetis subsp. tapetis includes the following:
- the recQ gene encoding ATP-dependent DNA helicase RecQ produces the protein MTNTLLAEQLDTPQPDAKQVLSEVFGYQEFRVGQQEVIEAANANLDSVVIMPTGGGKSLCYQIPALIKEGLTLVISPLISLMKDQVDQLKVNGVAADCLNSTMDRDDVISVYNRMNAGTLKLLYVSPERALTRDFLDRLEDIKLALIAIDEAHCISQWGHDFRREYAALGELKQRFPYAPMMALTATADDATRKDIISRLQLEEPLEYLGSFDRPNIQYTLVEKHKPVSQVIRFLGDQQGQCGIIYCGSRKKVEMLTEKLCANHIRAAGYHAGMDHDERAYVQEAFQRDDIQIVVATVAFGMGINKSNVRFVLHFDIPRNIESYYQETGRAGRDGLPAEAVMLYDPADMAWLRRTVDEKEDGPQKQVEAHKLNAMSAFAEAQTCRRQVLLNYFGEYSEKPCGNCDICLDPPKHFDGVEAAQKALSCVYRVEQSFGMGYVVEVLRGMQNIRIRENGHDQLTTYGIGREHSHDYWVSIVRQLIHKGLLTQNITRNSTLQLTPESRPVLRGELPLQLAVPRLDTSVRSAKAEKLISRHYDKKLFAKLRKLRKSIADEDGLPPYVVFSDATLIEMADILPTTNGEMLAVNGVGQRKLDKYADAFLNLIQEHLTDHG, from the coding sequence ATGACGAACACTTTGTTAGCCGAACAACTCGATACACCACAGCCAGATGCCAAGCAGGTACTGAGTGAGGTATTTGGTTATCAAGAATTTCGTGTTGGTCAACAAGAGGTGATCGAAGCTGCAAACGCAAACCTAGATAGTGTGGTGATCATGCCGACTGGAGGCGGAAAGTCTCTTTGCTATCAGATCCCAGCTTTGATCAAAGAAGGTCTAACGCTCGTTATCTCTCCTTTGATTTCCTTAATGAAAGATCAAGTTGATCAGTTGAAAGTAAATGGTGTGGCTGCCGATTGCCTTAATTCTACTATGGATAGGGATGACGTGATCTCAGTGTATAACCGCATGAATGCGGGTACATTGAAATTGCTGTACGTTTCACCAGAACGAGCATTAACGCGTGACTTTTTAGATAGACTTGAAGATATAAAGTTAGCACTGATCGCTATTGATGAAGCGCATTGTATTTCTCAGTGGGGTCATGATTTTCGTCGCGAATATGCCGCTCTCGGAGAACTGAAGCAACGTTTTCCATACGCCCCAATGATGGCGTTAACGGCCACCGCCGACGATGCAACTCGAAAAGACATCATTTCTCGCTTGCAGCTTGAAGAACCGCTTGAGTACTTGGGCAGCTTTGACCGCCCTAATATTCAATACACCTTGGTAGAAAAGCATAAACCCGTTTCACAAGTGATTCGGTTTTTGGGTGACCAGCAAGGACAGTGCGGCATCATATATTGTGGAAGCCGCAAGAAAGTAGAGATGCTAACAGAAAAGCTATGCGCTAATCATATTCGAGCTGCGGGTTACCATGCTGGTATGGATCATGATGAGCGTGCTTATGTGCAGGAAGCGTTTCAGCGTGATGATATTCAAATAGTGGTCGCGACGGTTGCCTTCGGTATGGGGATTAACAAATCTAATGTGCGTTTTGTATTGCACTTTGATATCCCAAGAAACATTGAATCCTATTACCAAGAAACTGGAAGAGCGGGAAGAGACGGTTTACCAGCAGAAGCGGTAATGCTGTATGATCCTGCCGATATGGCGTGGTTGCGCCGTACGGTAGATGAGAAAGAAGACGGCCCGCAAAAACAAGTTGAAGCTCACAAATTAAATGCGATGAGTGCTTTTGCTGAAGCACAAACTTGCCGTCGTCAGGTATTGCTCAATTACTTTGGTGAGTACAGTGAAAAGCCATGCGGAAACTGCGATATATGCTTGGATCCACCGAAACATTTTGATGGAGTGGAAGCGGCGCAAAAAGCACTGTCATGCGTTTATCGCGTTGAGCAAAGCTTTGGTATGGGATACGTAGTCGAAGTTTTACGTGGGATGCAGAACATTCGTATTCGTGAAAACGGACACGATCAACTTACTACGTACGGCATAGGCCGCGAACACAGTCATGATTACTGGGTCAGTATTGTGCGTCAGCTTATCCATAAAGGGCTGCTGACTCAAAACATCACGCGTAACTCAACACTCCAATTAACACCAGAGTCTCGACCTGTTTTACGTGGAGAGTTGCCTTTGCAGTTAGCGGTTCCACGTTTAGATACGTCCGTTCGTAGTGCGAAAGCAGAGAAACTGATCAGTCGTCATTACGACAAAAAGCTGTTCGCCAAATTACGTAAATTACGTAAGTCGATTGCCGATGAAGACGGATTACCTCCATACGTGGTATTCAGTGATGCGACATTGATTGAAATGGCTGACATTTTACCAACTACGAATGGAGAAATGTTAGCGGTTAATGGCGTAGGGCAGCGTAAGTTAGATAAATATGCCGACGCTTTCCTTAATTTGATACAGGAGCACTTAACTGATCATGGCTAG
- the rarD gene encoding EamA family transporter RarD — translation MTDEQQQAQKGVILAILAYTMWGIAPIYFKALEGVSALEILSHRVIWSFVFLSGLLFLGRRWRSVAKTMADKKKMLILICTSLLVGSNWLIFIWAVNANHMLDASLGYYINPLLNVLLGMIFLGERLRKLQWFAVALAATGVLVQLFVFGSVPVVAIALACSFGLYGLLRKKVNLDAQTGLFIETLVLLPVAAIFLGFIADTPTSDLSVNSMQLNSLLLAAGVITTVPLLCFTGAATRLKLSTLGFFQYIGPSLMFLLAVIVYGENFTADKAVTFAFIWGALVVFSFDGIRNSRKKNR, via the coding sequence ATGACAGACGAGCAACAACAAGCACAAAAAGGCGTAATTCTAGCAATCTTGGCCTACACCATGTGGGGGATCGCCCCTATTTATTTTAAAGCCCTAGAAGGTGTCAGTGCGTTAGAAATTTTAAGCCATAGGGTTATCTGGTCTTTTGTCTTTTTGTCGGGCTTACTTTTTCTTGGTCGCCGTTGGCGCTCTGTCGCCAAGACAATGGCAGATAAAAAGAAAATGCTTATTCTGATCTGCACTAGCCTTTTAGTTGGTAGCAATTGGCTTATTTTCATCTGGGCGGTCAATGCCAATCACATGTTAGATGCCAGTTTAGGTTATTACATCAACCCACTACTCAATGTTTTGCTTGGGATGATTTTTCTCGGCGAAAGGCTAAGGAAATTACAGTGGTTTGCTGTCGCACTCGCTGCCACTGGTGTGCTTGTTCAATTATTTGTGTTTGGTTCTGTTCCTGTCGTCGCTATTGCCTTGGCATGCAGCTTTGGTCTCTACGGACTATTGCGTAAAAAAGTTAACTTGGATGCTCAAACTGGACTATTCATTGAAACTCTAGTCCTACTTCCTGTTGCCGCTATATTTCTTGGCTTTATTGCCGATACACCCACGTCCGATCTATCTGTAAATTCAATGCAGCTGAATTCATTACTATTGGCGGCTGGTGTCATCACAACCGTGCCACTACTTTGCTTTACTGGTGCAGCAACTCGTTTGAAGTTATCTACTTTAGGGTTCTTCCAATACATAGGCCCAAGCCTGATGTTCTTGCTGGCTGTTATTGTATACGGTGAGAACTTCACGGCTGACAAAGCGGTTACTTTTGCGTTTATTTGGGGCGCTCTAGTGGTCTTTAGTTTTGATGGTATTCGTAATAGCCGTAAGAAAAACCGTTAA
- a CDS encoding DUF3630 family protein, whose product MMASFGLQQYISEKGMLILQAPSFDFDSFPLLGETLVDLLSASVVEKQTDADVHSWLIDFEGCQLFLRAEHYSECMWLEALDVTRSREELDYLAQLFERGF is encoded by the coding sequence ATCATGGCTAGTTTTGGTTTACAGCAGTACATATCAGAGAAAGGAATGTTGATTCTTCAAGCGCCATCATTTGATTTTGATAGCTTTCCACTGTTAGGGGAAACATTGGTCGATCTACTTTCGGCTTCTGTAGTAGAAAAGCAGACTGACGCCGATGTGCACTCTTGGCTTATTGATTTTGAAGGATGTCAGTTGTTCCTTCGAGCAGAGCATTACAGTGAGTGTATGTGGCTTGAAGCTCTCGACGTCACTCGCAGTAGGGAAGAGTTGGATTATCTGGCTCAGCTTTTTGAGCGTGGCTTTTAA
- a CDS encoding sensor histidine kinase: protein MSSADDYTLTRSSVFRTLVGLFLLVTTANIIVIHQVYKDSDAFHRQQLTRQLNEEILEFNYVASQSREEVEKLLRTKKASETPFYYRLLDHVEPVLNTQYYPISALPSDTANIIIGNSFKLEVGVDAQIIDAYRSTLIPIVFTGIILPIAVMLVAAFFFTVLILKRLERVNKAMNRVLCGERNVKISVSERDDEFDILAIHLNFMIEQMAKNETTLKSLTTGLAHDMRTPIARLKLRLEEVLSQPDLSTKQQHQFSACHDELELILSLFNSMLEIAKLNSGQVSIETEKVDLGRVAQDALEFISPIAEQKQQSLIFMQDYPCQVIGDRSLLFRALFNLIENAVKYTPTQGKIEVIIDHFGVVVTDDGIGISDYDKLHICRPMYRADKSRSEQGNGLGLSLVDAVVSQHNAHLIFRDNKPGLRARIFFNG from the coding sequence ATGTCCTCCGCCGATGATTACACGCTGACGCGCTCTTCCGTTTTTCGTACCTTGGTTGGGTTATTTTTGCTAGTAACCACGGCTAATATCATCGTCATTCACCAAGTATATAAAGATTCCGATGCATTCCACCGTCAACAACTTACTCGTCAATTGAATGAAGAGATACTCGAATTCAATTACGTTGCTTCTCAAAGTCGCGAAGAAGTAGAAAAGCTGTTGCGAACAAAAAAAGCGTCAGAAACACCTTTCTACTACCGTTTACTTGATCATGTCGAGCCGGTTTTGAATACTCAGTATTACCCTATCAGTGCCTTACCCAGTGATACCGCCAACATTATTATCGGTAACAGTTTTAAATTAGAAGTTGGTGTCGATGCTCAGATCATCGATGCCTATCGCAGTACTCTCATTCCCATCGTGTTTACAGGCATCATTTTACCCATTGCAGTCATGTTAGTCGCTGCGTTCTTCTTCACCGTATTGATACTCAAAAGATTAGAACGAGTGAACAAAGCAATGAATCGTGTCCTTTGTGGGGAAAGAAACGTCAAGATCTCGGTATCAGAACGTGATGATGAATTTGATATATTGGCTATTCATTTGAATTTTATGATCGAGCAAATGGCAAAAAATGAAACAACCTTAAAATCGCTGACAACTGGCCTTGCTCACGATATGCGCACGCCGATTGCGCGATTAAAACTACGTTTAGAAGAGGTGTTATCTCAACCGGATCTCAGCACTAAGCAACAACATCAATTTTCTGCCTGTCATGATGAACTTGAGCTTATTCTCTCTCTATTCAATAGTATGTTAGAAATAGCAAAGCTCAACAGTGGCCAAGTTAGTATTGAAACAGAGAAGGTCGATTTAGGAAGAGTCGCACAAGATGCGTTAGAATTCATTTCCCCAATTGCCGAACAAAAACAACAATCCTTAATATTCATGCAGGATTATCCATGTCAGGTTATTGGTGATCGTTCATTACTGTTTAGAGCGCTGTTTAACTTAATAGAAAATGCAGTGAAATACACACCAACCCAAGGCAAAATTGAAGTCATCATAGATCACTTTGGGGTTGTCGTTACTGATGATGGTATTGGTATCTCTGATTATGACAAACTGCATATTTGCCGCCCAATGTATCGAGCAGACAAAAGTCGCTCAGAACAAGGAAACGGATTAGGTCTATCCTTGGTCGATGCCGTTGTAAGCCAACACAATGCTCATTTAATCTTTCGGGACAATAAGCCCGGCCTTAGAGCTAGGATCTTCTTCAACGGCTAA
- the nagE gene encoding N-acetylglucosamine-specific PTS transporter subunit IIBC, producing MNILGYLQKIGKALMVPIAVLPAGGLMLGLGYAIDPSGWGANSALATILVYGGKGIMDNQAWLFAVGVAYGLAKDNNGAAALSGLLGLLIIEMIVGNVAVISQITGVPVDQMSSSELIASKASVSAFTGIVIGIVAATLYNRFHTIKLPAVLGFFGGRRFVPIVTSLSAIAISLVMVYVWPAVYGALVDFGIAISEMGAAGAGLYGFFNRLLIPVGLHHALNQVFIFDLVGINDISKFWSSTGELGVTGIYQGGFFPVMGYGLPAACLAMYHCAKPENKKKVGGILGASALTAILTGVTEPIEFAFMFVAPVLYVIHAFLAALSLYIAASMQWIAGFTFSGGLIDFVLSFNLPLAVKPYMLIVQGLCFAAIYYFIFRFAILKFDLKTPGREDKEVAEIDKLDTNEKAAQYLKALGGHENLTSIDSCITRLRLTLKDTSIANESMLKAIGAMGIVKMGDNNLQVIIGTEAEEIAHAMKQIPKDEDLTQVPAPNH from the coding sequence GTGAACATACTAGGATATCTACAAAAAATAGGTAAGGCACTGATGGTGCCAATTGCCGTATTGCCTGCGGGCGGCTTAATGCTCGGTTTGGGTTATGCCATTGATCCCTCTGGCTGGGGAGCAAACAGTGCTTTAGCCACCATACTGGTGTATGGCGGTAAAGGTATTATGGATAATCAGGCATGGCTGTTTGCCGTGGGTGTGGCGTATGGATTAGCAAAAGATAATAACGGCGCTGCTGCATTATCCGGCTTACTAGGATTGCTGATCATTGAGATGATTGTAGGAAATGTAGCCGTTATTTCACAGATCACCGGTGTGCCAGTCGATCAAATGAGTAGCTCAGAGTTGATCGCCTCCAAGGCATCTGTCAGCGCATTCACGGGAATTGTGATTGGTATAGTCGCAGCAACACTTTATAACCGATTCCATACCATCAAATTACCTGCCGTATTGGGCTTCTTTGGCGGTCGGAGGTTTGTTCCGATTGTTACTTCACTTTCCGCGATCGCTATCAGTTTGGTTATGGTCTACGTTTGGCCTGCGGTATATGGTGCTTTAGTTGATTTCGGTATTGCGATTTCTGAAATGGGAGCTGCGGGAGCAGGCTTATATGGTTTCTTTAACCGACTACTGATCCCCGTTGGTCTTCACCATGCACTTAACCAAGTATTCATTTTCGATCTCGTGGGAATAAATGACATTTCCAAGTTCTGGTCTAGTACTGGTGAGTTAGGTGTGACGGGTATTTATCAAGGTGGTTTCTTCCCTGTCATGGGTTATGGTTTACCAGCGGCATGTTTGGCAATGTATCACTGTGCTAAGCCAGAGAATAAAAAGAAGGTTGGAGGTATCTTAGGTGCTTCGGCGTTAACTGCTATCTTGACTGGCGTAACGGAACCCATTGAGTTTGCGTTTATGTTTGTTGCTCCAGTTCTTTATGTGATTCATGCCTTTTTAGCGGCCTTATCCTTGTACATCGCAGCTAGCATGCAATGGATTGCGGGCTTTACTTTCAGCGGTGGCTTAATTGATTTTGTTTTATCGTTCAATTTACCATTGGCAGTGAAGCCGTATATGTTGATTGTACAAGGGCTTTGCTTTGCAGCGATATACTACTTTATTTTCCGATTTGCGATTCTTAAATTTGACTTGAAGACGCCGGGTCGAGAAGACAAAGAAGTTGCTGAAATAGATAAACTGGATACGAATGAAAAAGCCGCACAATATCTAAAAGCGTTAGGTGGACATGAGAATTTAACGTCGATAGATTCGTGTATTACTCGTTTGCGTCTTACTTTAAAGGATACGTCTATCGCCAACGAATCGATGCTTAAAGCCATTGGTGCTATGGGGATCGTGAAGATGGGAGATAATAATTTACAAGTGATCATCGGTACGGAAGCGGAAGAGATTGCACACGCAATGAAGCAAATCCCAAAAGATGAAGATCTTACCCAGGTTCCGGCTCCAAATCATTAG
- a CDS encoding LysE family translocator, whose translation MNEFAILATLASVHFIALMSPGPDVALVVQNASRHGRSTGIAIAAGLSVGILLHSLLSLTGVSYIVHQHPTLFAALQLIGGSYLLYLGIGALRSLRQQRSNPLEQPQKLLKNKRQAFLRGFTTNILNPKAVVFFVSLMSSLVPAGMSLTGKFFALLILFSLSFAWFSALAWLLSTARLQKKMMQAAIYIDGLCGVVFCLIGGGILASVFTS comes from the coding sequence ATGAATGAATTCGCCATCTTGGCTACTTTAGCCAGTGTTCACTTTATTGCTCTTATGAGCCCAGGACCTGATGTTGCTTTAGTGGTACAAAATGCTAGTCGTCACGGCCGCTCAACAGGGATTGCCATTGCTGCTGGATTGTCTGTTGGTATTTTATTGCACTCACTGCTAAGCCTAACTGGGGTAAGCTATATTGTTCACCAACATCCAACCCTCTTTGCTGCCCTACAACTGATTGGCGGCAGTTACTTACTCTATTTAGGTATTGGCGCACTGCGGTCTTTGAGGCAACAGCGAAGTAACCCTCTCGAACAACCTCAGAAGTTACTCAAGAACAAACGCCAGGCATTTTTACGAGGTTTCACCACCAATATCCTCAACCCGAAAGCCGTCGTCTTCTTTGTCAGCTTAATGTCGAGCTTAGTTCCTGCTGGCATGTCGTTAACAGGCAAGTTCTTCGCTTTATTGATCTTGTTTTCACTTTCTTTCGCATGGTTTAGCGCATTGGCGTGGTTGCTCTCTACTGCTCGATTACAAAAGAAAATGATGCAAGCTGCTATTTATATAGATGGCCTATGTGGTGTGGTTTTTTGCCTTATTGGCGGCGGAATACTGGCTTCCGTTTTCACGTCATAA
- the ilvC gene encoding ketol-acid reductoisomerase, with product MANYFNTLNLREQLDQLGRCRFMDREEFATEADYLKGKKVVIVGCGAQGLNQGLNMRDSGLDVSYALRQAAIDEQRQSFKNAQENGFEVGSYETLIPQADLVVNLTPDKQHTNVVETVMPLMKQGAALGYSHGFNVVEEGMQIRSDLTVVMVAPKCPGTEVREEYKRGFGVPTLIAVHPENDPQGEGWDIAKAWAAGTGGHRAGCLESSFVAEVKSDLMGEQTILCGMLQAGSIVCYEKMIADGIDAGYAGKLLQFGWETITEALKFGGITHMMDRLSNPAKVKAFDLSEELKDLMRPLYNKHMDDIIQGEFSSTMMADWANDDVNLLGWREETGETAFENYPSTDAEISEQEYFDNGILMVAMVRAGVELAFEAMTASGIVDESAYYESLHELPLIANTVARKRLYEMNVVISDTAEYGNYLFANVATPLLREKFMPSVNTDVIGKGLGESSNYVDNAKLIQVNDVIRNHPVEYIGEELRGYMTDMQRIAVGG from the coding sequence ATGGCTAACTACTTCAATACTTTAAATTTACGTGAGCAACTAGACCAATTAGGCCGTTGTCGCTTTATGGACCGTGAAGAATTTGCAACAGAAGCAGATTACCTGAAAGGTAAGAAAGTGGTTATCGTTGGTTGTGGTGCGCAAGGCCTTAACCAAGGCTTGAACATGCGTGATTCTGGCTTAGATGTATCGTATGCACTTCGCCAAGCAGCAATTGATGAGCAACGTCAATCGTTTAAAAACGCACAAGAAAATGGTTTTGAAGTAGGCAGCTACGAAACTCTAATCCCACAAGCGGATCTAGTCGTTAACTTAACGCCTGACAAACAACACACTAACGTTGTTGAAACGGTAATGCCATTGATGAAGCAAGGTGCTGCTCTGGGTTATTCTCATGGTTTCAACGTTGTTGAAGAAGGCATGCAAATCCGCTCTGACTTAACCGTTGTCATGGTTGCACCTAAGTGCCCAGGTACTGAAGTTCGTGAAGAGTACAAGCGTGGCTTTGGTGTTCCAACACTGATTGCGGTTCACCCAGAAAACGATCCACAAGGTGAAGGTTGGGATATCGCAAAAGCTTGGGCGGCAGGTACAGGTGGTCACCGTGCGGGTTGTCTTGAGTCTTCTTTTGTTGCTGAAGTTAAATCAGACCTAATGGGTGAGCAAACTATCCTATGTGGCATGCTTCAAGCGGGTTCTATCGTATGTTATGAGAAGATGATTGCTGACGGCATCGATGCTGGCTACGCGGGTAAACTTCTTCAGTTCGGTTGGGAAACCATCACTGAAGCACTGAAGTTCGGTGGCATCACTCACATGATGGACCGTCTATCTAATCCTGCGAAAGTGAAAGCGTTTGACCTTTCTGAAGAGTTAAAAGACTTAATGCGTCCGCTTTACAATAAGCACATGGACGACATCATCCAAGGTGAGTTCTCAAGCACTATGATGGCTGATTGGGCTAATGATGACGTGAATCTGCTAGGTTGGCGTGAAGAGACAGGCGAAACAGCATTTGAAAACTACCCAAGCACAGACGCTGAAATTTCAGAGCAAGAGTACTTTGATAATGGCATCCTAATGGTTGCGATGGTTCGTGCGGGTGTTGAATTGGCATTTGAGGCAATGACGGCATCAGGCATTGTTGACGAGTCAGCTTACTACGAGTCTTTGCACGAGCTGCCATTGATTGCAAATACGGTTGCACGTAAGCGTCTATACGAGATGAACGTAGTAATTTCTGATACTGCTGAGTACGGTAACTACCTGTTTGCTAACGTAGCAACACCACTACTGCGTGAGAAATTCATGCCATCAGTGAATACTGACGTGATTGGTAAAGGTTTGGGCGAGTCGTCTAACTACGTAGATAACGCGAAACTGATTCAAGTGAACGACGTTATTCGCAATCATCCTGTTGAATACATCGGTGAAGAGCTACGCGGTTACATGACTGACATGCAACGTATCGCCGTTGGTGGTTAA
- a CDS encoding response regulator transcription factor, with translation MKILIIEDDATTREFVSKGLQEHGYTVDQAEDGKKGLMMALSSEYQLVILDRMLPYLNGMQVLSAIRATEAKLPVLILSAMDSVADRVDGLQAGSDDYLIKPFALAELIARVDIIINRSNWHAPSQSQLRYDCLEIDLRAHRVTCHQQEVSLQPKEFKLIQYFVEHSEQVVSRMRLFENIWSYHFDPKTNVIDVHVANLRRKLEDAGCPNLLHTVRGAGYVLRR, from the coding sequence ATGAAAATACTCATCATCGAAGACGATGCAACAACGCGTGAATTTGTCAGTAAAGGCTTACAAGAACATGGTTATACCGTTGATCAGGCCGAAGACGGTAAAAAAGGCTTGATGATGGCACTGAGTAGTGAGTATCAACTGGTCATCTTGGATAGAATGTTGCCTTACCTTAATGGTATGCAAGTGCTGTCTGCAATTAGAGCGACAGAAGCAAAACTGCCTGTCTTAATATTGAGCGCCATGGATAGTGTTGCCGATAGAGTCGATGGCTTACAAGCTGGCAGTGACGATTATTTGATCAAGCCATTTGCGTTAGCGGAGCTTATTGCTCGAGTAGACATCATAATCAACCGCAGTAACTGGCACGCCCCTAGCCAAAGCCAACTCCGATACGACTGCTTAGAAATCGATTTACGCGCTCATCGCGTCACATGCCATCAACAAGAAGTCAGCTTACAGCCAAAAGAATTTAAACTAATTCAGTACTTCGTAGAGCACAGCGAACAAGTCGTCTCTCGCATGAGATTATTTGAAAACATCTGGAGTTACCATTTCGATCCAAAAACCAATGTGATTGATGTTCATGTCGCCAACCTTAGACGCAAACTCGAAGACGCCGGTTGCCCAAACTTACTCCATACCGTCAGAGGGGCCGGTTATGTCCTCCGCCGATGA
- the ilvY gene encoding HTH-type transcriptional activator IlvY, translated as MNIKSLQLFTHLCSSRNFSKTASAMHISPSALSRQIQKLEHEIGQNLLVRDNRSVDLTPAGKKLLPIALNMISDWQQFQTSLSGREEELCGELRLFCSVTAAYSHLPELLSDFRVLYPNIELKLSTGDPAQAIERVLQDEADIAISAKPDVLPARLAFETISDIPLSVIAPAGIHTFALELQQDPPNWANIPFIVPESGTARERANTWFKAMKIKPNIYAQVSGHEAIVSMVALGCGVGIAPDVVINNSPVREKIIRLKTSSIKPFKLGICCQQAQMNNPLVKALWELAEDKFIP; from the coding sequence ATGAATATAAAATCATTACAGCTTTTTACACATTTATGCAGCAGCCGAAATTTCAGTAAAACGGCGTCAGCAATGCACATCAGTCCTTCGGCTCTAAGTCGTCAAATTCAAAAACTTGAACATGAAATAGGGCAAAATCTTCTAGTAAGAGATAACCGAAGTGTTGACCTTACGCCCGCAGGTAAAAAACTGCTGCCCATCGCACTCAATATGATCAGCGACTGGCAACAATTTCAAACCAGTTTATCTGGACGTGAAGAAGAATTATGTGGCGAACTACGACTTTTCTGCTCCGTAACTGCGGCATATAGTCATTTACCCGAATTATTGAGCGACTTTCGTGTTCTCTATCCGAATATAGAACTAAAACTATCGACCGGAGATCCCGCACAAGCCATAGAGCGAGTCTTACAAGATGAAGCGGATATCGCCATTTCAGCCAAACCGGATGTACTTCCCGCTCGTTTGGCCTTTGAAACCATCAGCGACATCCCGTTAAGTGTTATTGCACCAGCCGGTATTCATACCTTTGCTTTAGAGCTGCAACAAGATCCACCTAATTGGGCGAATATTCCTTTTATTGTTCCAGAATCCGGAACGGCAAGAGAGAGAGCCAATACTTGGTTCAAAGCGATGAAGATCAAGCCAAACATATATGCACAAGTTTCAGGTCATGAAGCGATTGTCAGTATGGTCGCTCTTGGCTGTGGTGTTGGCATCGCCCCTGATGTGGTGATAAACAATAGCCCAGTAAGAGAAAAAATAATCAGACTTAAAACCAGTTCAATTAAACCATTTAAGTTGGGTATCTGCTGCCAGCAAGCACAGATGAACAACCCATTAGTCAAAGCGCTGTGGGAATTAGCCGAAGACAAATTCATCCCGTAA
- a CDS encoding helix-turn-helix transcriptional regulator, whose product MENVRFFQSQYDGIQLIEAHYHEFAFHRHYHLDVHIGLITKGSQDFIFKGSQHHANAGQFVIMPPDELHDGQTKLDEGYETKVFSIDPQWFNDYLDQPSIQTIPDFQQLIIDDSELFTRLNFLHGQMISSQYSQLTQDCLPLDCFEMIVDRYANSKIKQSVSLGSQSIESLRDYIMANLDQPIRLNELASLCQLSPSQFQRQFKSKMAMPPYAWLSRLRMEEALSLLLQGRSSTDVAMLVGFYDQAHFVRAFKTCYGITPSQV is encoded by the coding sequence GTGGAAAACGTTCGGTTCTTTCAAAGCCAATACGATGGCATCCAACTCATTGAAGCTCATTACCATGAGTTTGCTTTCCATCGCCATTATCATCTTGATGTGCATATCGGCCTGATAACAAAAGGCAGCCAAGATTTTATCTTCAAGGGAAGTCAGCATCATGCTAATGCTGGTCAATTTGTTATTATGCCTCCTGACGAGTTGCACGACGGGCAAACAAAACTCGACGAAGGTTATGAAACCAAAGTATTTAGCATCGATCCTCAGTGGTTTAACGACTATCTAGATCAACCGTCTATCCAGACTATTCCTGATTTTCAACAACTGATCATTGATGACTCAGAGCTATTTACTCGCTTGAACTTTCTTCATGGTCAAATGATTAGTAGTCAATACAGCCAATTAACTCAAGACTGCCTGCCTTTAGATTGTTTCGAAATGATCGTAGATCGATACGCAAACAGTAAAATAAAACAATCCGTTTCATTAGGCAGCCAATCGATAGAGTCTTTACGTGATTACATCATGGCAAATTTAGATCAGCCTATTCGATTAAATGAGCTAGCGTCTTTGTGCCAATTAAGCCCTTCACAATTTCAACGCCAGTTTAAAAGTAAGATGGCAATGCCTCCTTACGCTTGGCTGAGCCGCCTTAGAATGGAAGAAGCGCTCAGTTTATTATTACAAGGAAGAAGCAGTACCGATGTGGCTATGTTAGTCGGGTTTTATGACCAAGCTCATTTTGTTAGAGCATTTAAGACTTGTTATGGTATTACCCCTTCCCAAGTCTAA